A part of Homoserinibacter sp. YIM 151385 genomic DNA contains:
- the rpsK gene encoding 30S ribosomal protein S11 encodes MATPKTAARKPRRKDKKNIAVGQAHIKSTFNNTIVSITDPSGAVISWASSGGVGFKGSRKSTPFAAQLAAESAARQAQEHGMKKVDVFVKGPGSGRETAIRSLQAAGLEVGSINDVTPQAHNGCRPPKRRRV; translated from the coding sequence ATGGCCACTCCCAAGACCGCCGCCCGCAAGCCGCGTCGCAAGGACAAGAAGAACATCGCCGTGGGCCAGGCCCACATCAAGTCGACGTTCAACAACACGATCGTCTCGATCACGGACCCCTCGGGTGCCGTCATCAGCTGGGCCTCCTCCGGCGGCGTGGGCTTCAAGGGCTCGCGCAAGTCGACGCCGTTCGCCGCCCAGCTCGCCGCCGAGTCGGCCGCGCGCCAGGCGCAGGAGCACGGCATGAAGAAGGTCGACGTCTTCGTCAAGGGCCCGGGCTCGGGTCGCGAGACCGCGATCCGCTCGCTCCAGGCCGCGGGCCTCGAGGTCGGCAGCATCAACGACGTGACGCCCCAGGCGCACAACGGATGCCGCCCGCCCAAGCGCCGCCGCGTCTGA
- the rpsM gene encoding 30S ribosomal protein S13 — protein MARLAGVDIPRDKRVEVALTYIYGVGRTRALTTLKDTGISGDIRVKDLSDEQLVALRDYIEGTFKVEGDLRREVQADIRRKVEIGSYEGIRHRRGLPVRGQRTKTNARTRKGPKRTVAGKKKAGKK, from the coding sequence AGCGCGTGGAGGTCGCACTCACCTACATCTACGGGGTCGGGCGCACTCGCGCTCTGACCACGCTCAAGGACACCGGGATCTCCGGTGACATCCGCGTGAAGGATCTGAGCGACGAGCAGCTCGTCGCCCTTCGCGACTACATCGAGGGCACCTTCAAGGTGGAGGGCGACCTCCGACGCGAGGTCCAGGCCGACATCCGCCGCAAGGTCGAGATCGGCTCGTACGAGGGCATCCGCCACCGCCGCGGCCTCCCCGTCCGCGGCCAGCGCACGAAGACCAACGCGCGCACCCGCAAGGGCCCGAAGCGCACCGTCGCCGGCAAGAAGAAGGCAGGCAAGAAGTAA
- a CDS encoding DNA-directed RNA polymerase subunit alpha, translating into MLIAQRPTLSEESISEFRSRFVIEPLEPGFGYTLGNSMRRTLLSSIPGAAVTSIRIDGIQHEFDTVPGVKEDVVEIVLNIKNLVVSSEHDEPITAYLRKTGAGQVTAADISAPAGVEIHNPELVIATLNDKAKFELELTIERGRGYVSATQNRSEFSEAGQIPIDSIYSPVLKVTYRVEATRAGERTDFDRLVVDVETKPAISPRDAIASAGRTLVELFGLARELNTQAEGIEIGPAPVDAVLSSELSMPIEDLDLSVRSYNCLKREGINTVSELVALSETQLMNIRNFGQKSVDEVKDKLVELGLSLKDSVPGFDGAHFYGGYDDETNA; encoded by the coding sequence GTGCTCATTGCACAGCGCCCCACCCTGTCCGAGGAGAGCATCTCCGAGTTCCGGTCGCGGTTCGTCATCGAGCCCCTCGAGCCGGGCTTCGGGTACACCCTCGGCAACTCGATGCGCCGCACGCTGCTCTCCTCCATCCCGGGAGCCGCCGTCACCAGCATCCGGATCGACGGGATCCAGCACGAGTTCGACACCGTCCCCGGTGTCAAGGAGGACGTCGTCGAGATCGTCCTCAACATCAAGAACCTCGTGGTCTCGAGCGAGCACGACGAGCCGATCACCGCGTACCTCCGCAAGACCGGCGCCGGACAGGTCACGGCCGCCGACATCTCGGCGCCCGCGGGTGTCGAGATCCACAACCCCGAGCTCGTCATCGCGACGCTCAACGACAAGGCGAAGTTCGAGCTGGAGCTCACCATCGAGCGCGGCCGCGGCTACGTGTCGGCGACGCAGAACCGCTCCGAGTTCTCCGAGGCCGGCCAGATCCCGATCGACTCGATCTACTCGCCGGTGCTCAAGGTGACGTACCGCGTCGAGGCGACCCGCGCCGGCGAGCGCACCGACTTCGACCGCCTCGTGGTCGACGTCGAGACGAAGCCGGCGATCAGCCCGCGCGACGCGATCGCGTCCGCCGGCCGCACCCTCGTCGAGCTCTTCGGCCTCGCCCGCGAGCTCAACACGCAGGCCGAGGGCATCGAGATCGGCCCCGCGCCGGTCGACGCCGTGCTCTCGAGCGAGCTGTCGATGCCCATCGAGGACCTCGACCTCTCGGTGCGCAGCTACAACTGCCTCAAGCGCGAGGGCATCAACACCGTCAGCGAGCTCGTCGCCCTCTCGGAGACGCAGCTCATGAACATCCGCAACTTCGGTCAGAAGTCCGTCGACGAGGTCAAGGACAAGCTCGTCGAGCTCGGCCTCTCGCTGAAGGACAGCGTCCCCGGCTTCGACGG